In the genome of Ferrovibrio terrae, the window TCTATGTGCTGTGGCATCGTCGGCGCGCACGCGAAGGCCAGAAGGCAGGGCTGGACAAGCCATGAAAACCTATAAGGCGCTGGAGAAGCAGTTCCGCCGCATCAGTGCCGTCAACGGCGCACTGGCGGTGCTGGGCTGGGACCAGTCGACCATGATGCCCGAAGGCGGTGCCAGGGCCCGCGCCGAGCAGGTGGCGACACTCAGCGTGCTGCGGCATGACTGGATCACCGACCCGAAGCTGGGCGACCAGCTCAATCTGGCGGCGTCTGACGCGAAGGCGCTGGACGACTGGCAGCGCGCCAATCTGCGCGAGATGCAGCGCCAGTGGCGCCATGCCACGGCCCTGAACCCCAGGCTGGTCGAAGCGCGCACAAAGGCGGCGATGGCCTGCGAGATGGTGTGGCGCAAGGCGCGCCGCGACGACGACTTCAAGAGTTTCGCCAAGGCCTTCAAGCCGGTGCTGGAGCTGACCCGCGAAGTGGCGGCGGCGAAGTCTGCGGCCTTCGGTCTCGGCACCTATGATGCACTGCTCGATGAATACGAGCCGGGCGGCCGCTCGGCCAGCATCGACAAGCTGTTCGCCGATCTGGCCGGCTTCCTGCCCGACTTTATCGATCGCGCCCTGGTGAAGCAGGCCAGGCGCCCGGACCCGTTGCCGCTGCTGGGGCCGTTCCCGACCGAGACGCAGCGTGAGGTCGGGCTGAAATTCATGAAGGTGCTGGGGTTTGATTTCAGTCACGGCCGGCTGGATGTCAGTGCGCATCCCTTCAGTGGCGGCGTGCCGGACGATGTGCGCATCACCACGCGCTATGCGGAAGACGATTTCACCAAGGCGCTGATGGGCATCCTGCATGAAACCGGTCATGCGCTGTACGAA includes:
- a CDS encoding carboxypeptidase M32, with the translated sequence MKTYKALEKQFRRISAVNGALAVLGWDQSTMMPEGGARARAEQVATLSVLRHDWITDPKLGDQLNLAASDAKALDDWQRANLREMQRQWRHATALNPRLVEARTKAAMACEMVWRKARRDDDFKSFAKAFKPVLELTREVAAAKSAAFGLGTYDALLDEYEPGGRSASIDKLFADLAGFLPDFIDRALVKQARRPDPLPLLGPFPTETQREVGLKFMKVLGFDFSHGRLDVSAHPFSGGVPDDVRITTRYAEDDFTKALMGILHETGHALYELGLPRAWRDQPVGEARGMVLHESQSLLIEMQVCRGAEFLTYATPLLRKAFKGSGEAWSEANMQGIYARVKPDLIRVDADEVTYPAHVMLRYRLEQAMLNDDLPIAELPAAWNDGMQTLLGVDVPDDRNGCMQDIHWPSGAIGYFPTYTLGAMSAAQLFAAAKAQDAAILPGIAKGNFKPLLKWLRANVHGKGALLTTDELLREATGKPLGTAAFKAHLKARYLN